The Apium graveolens cultivar Ventura unplaced genomic scaffold, ASM990537v1 ctg178, whole genome shotgun sequence genome has a segment encoding these proteins:
- the LOC141700105 gene encoding uncharacterized protein LOC141700105: MDRSWIKADRDSLEYEIAYSREDCDKESDNFKRFVADAEQPLFEGSECTKLESVLKLHNWKARFGVSDKAFTDLLQSIGSILPKDNLLPSNMYEAKKTLTDLGLEYIKFHACPNDCVLYRGPILESSSECPKCHLSRWKVGKDGQVRVNVPAKVMWYFPIIPRFKRMFKSSSTAELMSWHANNRSKDGKMRHPSDSPSWRNVDCRWPEFGSEARNIRLGLAADGPQEPGNDIDVYLQPLIDDLKKLWEEGEPNVYDAHTKSFFTLKAILMWTINDFPGYGNLSGYVNKGYRACPVCGDQTVAKYLSRSRKMSYQGHRRYLDLYHPYRRQRTAFNGEQEFGCAPEPLSGEEVLGQQQQLRFSFGKGGKPKKVESPWKKQSVFFELEYWKFHHVRHYLDVMHVEKNVCDNIIGTLLHMKFKSKDSLASRLDLVDMGIRPDLAPEVGEKRTYLPPAPYTLSRKEKQIILASLYDMKLPYGHASNIRNCVSMIDMKLYGLKSHDCHILLQQLLPVCIRSVLPKNVRSYVRNRLYPEGSIAEGYLKEESIEFCSEFYSESSRTTGLPKDEEKISGPIGGVTMKSVAEKERDEAHLSVLRNNSEVEPYVMLHKKYLEEIYRGKKKSVQWLLGEHNRQFADWFEQKVSTEMRENAEAVSETIRWFAGKPSFSVLTYESYAVEGVRYHTKDRDNARVVQNSGVSLVARTVQVSSAKDMNPIESDLKFYGVIREIWELDYHAFKAPLFLCTWAASNKGVKSDDLGFTLVNFNRPVHKKDKYVSVDQVNQVFYIEDPVDANWSVVLSATTRDYHDVYNEDAPEDTSWNPPPFCSNIPTCDPAKIDDASVCNRRENVEGIWVKKL, from the exons ATGGATAGGTCTTGGATAAAAGCCGATAGGGATTCTCTAGAGTATGAAATTG CCTATAGTAGGGAAGATTGCGATAAAGAGTCAGATAACTTTAAGAGGTTTGTTGCCGATGCAGAACAACCTCTGTTTGAGGGAAGTGAGTGTACTAAACTGGAGTCGGTCTTAAAATTACATAATTGGAAGGCTAGGTTTGGAGTTTCCGATAAAGCTTTTACTGATCTGCTTCAATCAATTGGATCAATTCTTCCTAAAGATAATCTGCTTCCGTCTAATATGTATGAAGCCAAGAAAACATTGACTGATTTAGGCCTCGAGTATATTAAATTCCACGCTTGTCCAAATGACTGCGTATTATACAGGGGTCCAATTCTCGAGTCTTCTTCCGAGTGTCCCAAATGCCATCTCTCTCGCTGGAAAGTTGGGAAAGATGGTCAAGTTAGGGTAAATGTGCCAGCTAAGGTTATGTGGTATTTTCCGATAATCCCCAGATTTAAAAGAATGTTTAAATCTTCATCTACTGCTGAATTAATGAGTTGGCATGCAAATAATCGATCCAAAGATGGAAAGATGCGTCACCCCTCTGAttctccttcttggagaaatGTAGATTGTAGGTGGCCTGAGTTTGGTAGCGAGGCAAGAAATATACGTTTAGGATTAGCGGCCGATG GCCCACAAGAGCCTGGTAATGATATTGACGTATATCTCCAGCCACTGATCGACGATTTAAAAAAATTGTGGGAGGAAGGTGAACCAAACGTGTACGATGCCCATACCAAATCCTTTTTCACTCTAAAGGCAATCTTGATGTGGACAATAAATGACTTTCCGGGATATGGAAATTTGTCGGGGTACGTTAATAAGGGTTATAGGGCATGTCCAGTATGCGGTGATCAGACCGTGGCTAAATATCTAAGTCGTAGTAGAAAAATGAGCTACCAAGGACATCGTCGGTATTTAGATCTTTATCATCCGTATAGGAGACAAAGGACAGCTTTTAATGGAGAACAAGAATTTGGTTGTGCACCTGAACCACTTAGCGGAGAGGAAGTGTTGGGGCAACAACAGCAACTTAGGTTCAGTTTTGGAAAGGGGGGGAAGCCAAAAAAGGTGGAGTCTCCATGGAAAAAACAGTCAGTTTTTTTTGAGTTAGAGTATTGGAAGTTTCACCATGTTCGACATTATTTAGATGTCATGCACGTCGAAAAGAACGTGTGTGATAATATAATTGGGACACTTCTACACATGAAATTCAAGAGTAAAGACAGCCTTGCCTCGCGTCTTGATTTGGTTGACATGGGAATACGGCCTGATTTAGCTCCAGAAGTAGGTGAGAAAAGAACATACCTACCTCCTGCCCCTTATACTCTCTCCCGGAAAGAAAAACAAATAATATTGGCATCATTGTACGACATGAAACTTCCATACGGACATGCTTCAAATATAAGAAATTGTGTATCGATGATTGATATGAAGTTGTATGGTTTAAAGTCCCATGACTGCCATATCCTTCTCCAACAACTACTACCTGTTTGCATTCGTTCAGTGCTTCCGAAAAATGTTAGG AGTTATGTAAGAAACCGATTATATCCAGAAGGTTCTATAGCTGAAGGTTACCTCAAAGAAGAGTCAATAGAATTTTGCAGTGAGTTCTATAGCGAGAGTAGTAGAACAACCGGTCTTCCGAAAGATGAAGAAAAAATTTCCGGTCCAATCGGTGGTGTGACTATGAAGTCAGTTGCGGAAAAAGAACGAGATGAGGCTCATCTTTCAGTTCTTCGTAATAATTCGGAAGTGGAACCATATGTTAT GTTGCATAAAAAATATTTGGAAGAGATTTATCGAGGGAAAAAGAAGAGTGTACAGTGGCTATTGGGAGAGCACAATCGACAATTTGCCGATTGGTTTGAACAAAAA GTCAGTACAGAAATGAGGGAGAATGCGGAAGCCGTATCTGAAACTATAAGATGGTTTGCTGGGAAACCTTCATTTTCAGTTTTGACTTACGAAAGTTATGCTGTTGAAGGGGTCCGATACCACACAAAGGATCGAGATAATGCAAGGGTAGTTCAGAATAGTGGTGTGTCATTAGTTGCAAGGACAGTCCAAGTCTCTAGTGCTAAGGACATGAATCCTATAGAGAGTGATTTAAAATTTTATGGGGTGATCAGGGAAATATGGGAATTAGACTACCACGCATTCAAGGCCCCTCTGTTTTTATGTACATGGGCAGCAAGTAACAAAGGTGTCAAGTCCGATGATCTTGGTTTCACCCTTGTCAACTTCAATCGACCAGTTCACAAAAAGGACAAATATGTCTCTGTTGACCAAGTCAACCAAGTATTTTATATTGAGGATCCAGTTGATGCTAATTGGTCCGTTGTGTTATCGGCGACAACTCGAGACTATCATGATGTTTACAATGAAGATGCTCCTGAAGACACCTCCTGGAACCCTCCCCCATTCTGTTCTAATATCCCTACATGTGACCCTGCTAAAATTGATGATGCAAGTGTTTGTAATAGAAGAGAAAATGTTGAGGGTATATGGGTCAAAAAGTTATAG